The Xenopus tropicalis strain Nigerian chromosome 1, UCB_Xtro_10.0, whole genome shotgun sequence DNA segment TTATGCTTAGAGCCATTTCGTGGTGGAAACTCAAATCTACGCCTCCTTGTCACAAAGCTGGCAAACTCCTGCAGTTGCAGTAAGTCCAGGCTGTGGGGGCACGGGATATTCAGTTCTTCACTCACTCTGCGGGTAATATCTGCCTCACAACTCAGCTCCAGGTACTGTGTAGAGGCTCCATTCAGGCCTCTGGTTCCCCGCTGTGGTGGGTATTTAAGCTCCCAGCTGTCTTCCCTCCGCCGTAACCAGACATCACCCAGTGTTAGCCGACAGTCAGGGGTGTCATAATAAGAATCTCTGAATGTTATTTCATTCTGCAACTTTGCTCCCAGTCTGAGCAGTTCA contains these protein-coding regions:
- the thtpa gene encoding thiamine-triphosphatase (The RefSeq protein has 1 substitution compared to this genomic sequence), which codes for MQSPTLSSGPIEVERKFVPGPQVEDELLRLGAKLQNELTFRDSYYDTPDCRLTLGDVWLRRREDSWELKYPPQRGTRGLNGASTQYLELSCEADITRRVSEELNIPCPHSLDLLQLQEFASFVTRRRRFEFPPRNGSKHKVVVDLDTADFDFSVGEVEVLVKTQEEVKSALMEVEEICKQLGVLSDSPVPGKMSTFLKINRADHYKQLLEAHVL
- the thtpa gene encoding thiamine-triphosphatase isoform X1; this encodes MQSPTLSSGPIEVERKFVPGPQVEDELLRLGAKLQNEITFRDSYYDTPDCRLTLGDVWLRRREDSWELKYPPQRGTRGLNGASTQYLELSCEADITRRVSEELNIPCPHSLDLLQLQEFASFVTRRRRFEFPPRNGSKHKVVVDLDTADFDFSVGEVEVLVKTQEEVKSALMEVEEICKQLGVLSDSPVPGKMSTFLKINRADHYKQLLEAHVL